The following proteins are co-located in the Betta splendens chromosome 9, fBetSpl5.4, whole genome shotgun sequence genome:
- the LOC114862463 gene encoding transcriptional activator protein Pur-beta — MADGDSGSERGGSSGGGGGGGGGGGGGFQHYQREPETQELASKRLDIQNKRFYLDVKQNAKGRFIKIAEVGAGGSKSRLTLSMSVAAEFRDYLGDFIEHYAQLGPSTPEQIAQSSGGDDTGPRRALKSEFLVRENRKYYLDLKENQRGRFLRIRQTVNRGPGFGVGVGGIPGAGLQAGQTIALPAQGLIEFRDALAKLIDDYGADEEELAGGGGAGGYSELPEGTSIMVDSKRFFFDVGSNKYGVFLRVSEVKPSYRNSITIPFKAWSKFGGAFSRYAEEMKEIQERHRDKMYERRAGEESEGDDVDDD; from the coding sequence ATGGCGGATGGGGACAGTGGCAGTGAGCGCGGAGGCAGCAGCGGTGGCGGTGgtggcggagggggaggaggaggcggcggttTCCAGCATTACCAGCGGGAACCGGAGACACAGGAGCTGGCGTCGAAGCGGCTGGACATTCAGAACAAACGCTTCTACCTTGACGTCAAGCAGAACGCCAAAGGCCGGTTCATCAAAATAGCCGAGGTCGGCGCGGGGGGCTCGAAAAGTCGACTGACTCTGTCCATGTCAGTTGCGGCAGAGTTCCGCGACTACCTGGGGGATTTCATAGAGCACTACGCCCAGCTCGGGCCTAGCACCCCGGAGCAGATCGCGCAGTCATCCGGTGGAGATGACACCGGGCCTCGACGGGCCTTAAAGAGCGAGTTCTTGGTGCGTGAGAACCGAAAATACTACCTCGACCTGAAGGAGAACCAGAGGGGTCGCTTTCTCCGGATCCGGCAGACCGTCAACCGAGGCCCCGGCTTCGGGGTGGGAGTAGGGGGCATCCCGGGTGCTGGCCTGCAGGCCGGACAGACCATCGCGCTCCCGGCGCAGGGCTTAATAGAGTTCCGAGACGCCTTGGCCAAGTTGATAGACGACTACGGAGCcgacgaggaggagctggccgGCGGCGGAGGGGCCGGGGGCTACAGCGAGCTTCCGGAGGGCACCTCCATCATGGTGGACTCCAAGCGCTTCTTCTTTGACGTGGGATCCAACAAGTACGGAGTTTTCCTACGGGTGAGCGAAGTGAAGCCCAGTTATAGAAACTCTATAACAATCCCCTTCAAGGCGTGGAGCAAGTTCGGGGGAGCGTTCAGCCGCTACGCCGAGGAAATGAAGGAGATCCAGGAGCGGCACCGGGATAAGATGTACGAGAGGAGAGCCGGAGAGGAGTCTGAGGGGGACGACGTGGACGACGATTGA